Proteins encoded within one genomic window of Thioploca ingrica:
- a CDS encoding MutS 1 protein has translation MQQYLRIKAEHPEMLLFYRMGDFYELFFEDAQRAARLLDITLTARGKSGGQSIPMAGVPFHAIETYLAKLVRLGESAVICEQVGDPATSKGPVERRVMRIITPGTLTDEALLEERQESLLVAVHALEELIGIATLDLASGRFALIEVSGQILFNSEMERLRPAELLVSEDHYLTLPKIAIRKQPPWYFDLDVARRLLTQQFGTRDLSGFGCDHLTVALRAAGCLLQYARETQRTHLPHIQGLHWERREDSLFLDAATRRNLELDSRLIGQREHTLINIMDQCATPMGGRLLRRWLHRPLRNIETLQARHQSVSQLLEQADRDSLYQQLRMIGDIERILARIALKSARPRDLSQLRTALETLPSLQQQLRFLDSPHLQALSQQVGLFPQLVALLSAAIVDKPTLLLRDGGVIAPGYDAQLDELRSLSENAGQYLLDLETRERERTGITHLKVGYNKIHGYYIEISRVHANKIPADYQRRQTLKAVERYITEELKNFEDKVLSAKERALNREKYLYDLLLDKLLDSLTQLQACSAALAELDVLTNFAERADTLKFYPPKFTQQECIAIIEGRHPVVEAVQETPFIPNDLRLDQQRRMLIITAANMGGKCLNLNSLIFTSQGIMTLKQLMPAPMEINRFVALKSTIKVKSFSELTPASHFYYGGYQKTIKIQTQRGFCLEGTPEHRIWVRYPNGEEGWCCLKDLTGKEVCVIDRQLDLWGTRTHIDIEPLQRLPRLKKHYALPRQMTTDLAYLLGLLMGDGTITYRHYLALSTADSEIAESFQEIIKKLFGYPVKAYPHRMDYRVYSLQIRVFLASLGLGYHTAADKHIPESILQAPRPIVIGFLQGLFDTDGYAENRYGNPKLSTSSPQLAQEVQMCLLNLGILSSIRRKPTAHQMNYLVCIDGEDAITFHTEVGFRLARKRQRAALAATERRPNRGIPYLEDVLRQLHARIVKTSHKPISLERAPKIRSIFSSYLRQQRNISYRKLEELITYCQVNGVNCIELISLQQLHQRHYFYDQIVKIEPGEAEVADLNVPIEHAFVANGFVNHNSTYMRQTALIILLAHIGSFVPAQQAIIGPIDSIFTRIGASDDLAGGRSTFMVEMTETANILHNATHHSLVLMDEIGRGTSTFDGLSLAWACAEYLAAKIGAYTLFSTHYFELTRLPELFHNMSNIHLAAVEQDDKLIFMYTVKDGPANKSYGLQVALLAGVPKQVVNQARIRLKQLEEQQLQMTAQQTELQFISPPTPTWVAPHPIIDKLKTISPEDLTPRQALELIYQLQALLKEADE, from the coding sequence GCATGGGTGATTTTTATGAATTATTCTTTGAGGATGCTCAGCGTGCTGCCCGTTTGTTGGATATTACTTTAACTGCTCGAGGCAAAAGTGGTGGGCAATCGATTCCAATGGCGGGCGTGCCATTTCATGCCATAGAAACTTATTTGGCTAAGTTAGTTCGCTTGGGTGAATCAGCGGTTATTTGTGAACAAGTTGGTGATCCGGCGACCAGTAAAGGTCCAGTTGAACGTCGAGTAATGCGAATTATCACCCCCGGGACTTTGACCGATGAAGCGCTGTTAGAAGAACGCCAGGAAAGCTTGCTAGTGGCAGTCCACGCGCTTGAAGAATTGATTGGAATAGCTACCTTGGATTTAGCCAGTGGGCGTTTCGCGCTGATTGAGGTATCCGGACAAATTTTATTTAATAGTGAAATGGAGCGACTACGTCCGGCGGAGTTATTAGTCAGTGAAGATCATTATTTAACACTACCTAAAATCGCCATCCGCAAACAACCGCCTTGGTATTTTGACTTAGATGTGGCGCGACGGTTATTAACTCAACAATTTGGCACCCGTGATTTATCGGGCTTTGGTTGTGACCATTTGACGGTGGCTTTAAGAGCCGCTGGTTGTTTGTTGCAATATGCACGTGAGACGCAACGGACGCATTTACCCCATATCCAAGGACTCCATTGGGAACGTCGTGAGGATAGTCTGTTTTTAGATGCCGCTACTCGACGGAATTTAGAATTGGATAGTCGCTTGATTGGACAGCGCGAACACACCTTGATTAACATTATGGATCAATGTGCCACGCCGATGGGTGGACGCTTATTACGCCGTTGGTTACATCGGCCGTTACGGAATATTGAAACGTTACAAGCACGTCATCAGAGTGTTAGTCAATTATTAGAGCAAGCTGATAGAGATAGTCTTTACCAACAATTACGGATGATTGGTGATATTGAACGGATCCTCGCCCGGATCGCCTTAAAATCAGCACGTCCCCGCGATTTGAGCCAATTACGCACCGCTTTAGAAACTCTACCGAGTTTACAACAGCAATTAAGATTTTTAGATAGTCCTCATTTACAAGCTTTATCTCAACAGGTGGGTTTGTTTCCGCAACTCGTTGCCTTATTATCCGCTGCGATTGTTGATAAACCGACTTTATTACTGCGTGATGGAGGTGTCATTGCGCCAGGTTATGATGCACAATTAGATGAATTGCGCAGTTTAAGTGAAAATGCCGGACAGTACTTATTAGATTTAGAAACTCGTGAACGCGAACGAACTGGAATTACTCATCTTAAAGTCGGCTACAACAAGATACACGGTTATTATATTGAAATCAGTCGAGTACATGCTAATAAAATCCCGGCTGATTACCAGCGTCGTCAAACTCTCAAAGCGGTAGAACGTTATATCACCGAGGAATTAAAAAATTTTGAAGATAAAGTCTTAAGTGCTAAAGAAAGAGCCTTGAATCGGGAGAAATATTTATACGATTTACTGCTCGATAAATTACTGGATTCACTCACTCAGTTACAAGCGTGTAGTGCCGCTTTAGCGGAATTGGATGTGCTAACCAATTTTGCCGAACGAGCCGATACCTTAAAATTTTATCCGCCCAAATTTACTCAGCAAGAATGTATTGCTATTATTGAAGGACGCCATCCGGTCGTTGAAGCCGTGCAAGAAACTCCCTTTATACCGAATGATTTACGCTTAGATCAACAGCGGCGGATGTTGATTATTACGGCGGCGAATATGGGTGGGAAATGTCTGAATTTGAATAGTTTAATTTTTACATCTCAAGGTATCATGACCTTAAAACAACTGATGCCGGCACCGATGGAGATAAACCGTTTTGTCGCTTTGAAGTCAACGATTAAAGTAAAATCTTTCAGTGAACTGACCCCAGCTAGCCATTTTTATTATGGTGGTTACCAAAAAACGATTAAAATTCAAACTCAAAGAGGATTTTGCTTAGAAGGAACTCCAGAACATCGGATTTGGGTACGTTATCCGAATGGTGAAGAAGGTTGGTGTTGTCTTAAAGATTTAACTGGTAAAGAAGTCTGTGTGATTGATCGACAATTGGATTTATGGGGAACCCGTACTCACATTGATATCGAACCGCTTCAAAGGTTACCTCGCCTTAAAAAACATTATGCTTTACCGAGGCAAATGACCACCGATCTGGCTTATTTACTCGGGTTATTAATGGGTGATGGTACCATAACCTATCGACATTATTTGGCGTTATCAACTGCTGATAGTGAAATCGCTGAATCCTTTCAAGAAATTATAAAAAAATTATTCGGTTATCCGGTTAAAGCCTATCCTCACCGAATGGATTATCGAGTTTATAGTCTCCAAATACGAGTATTTTTGGCCAGTTTAGGATTAGGTTACCACACCGCCGCTGACAAGCATATTCCGGAAAGCATTTTGCAAGCACCTCGGCCAATCGTTATCGGTTTTTTGCAAGGTTTATTCGATACGGATGGTTATGCAGAAAACCGTTATGGTAATCCTAAATTATCGACTTCTTCGCCGCAGTTAGCCCAAGAAGTACAAATGTGTTTACTGAATTTGGGCATTCTGAGTTCAATTCGGCGGAAGCCAACCGCTCACCAAATGAATTATTTGGTATGTATAGACGGTGAGGATGCTATTACTTTCCATACTGAGGTTGGTTTTCGATTAGCTCGTAAACGTCAACGGGCAGCATTGGCAGCAACGGAAAGAAGACCCAATAGAGGAATCCCTTATCTGGAAGACGTGTTAAGACAACTTCATGCTCGGATTGTTAAAACTTCTCATAAGCCAATATCATTGGAACGAGCACCTAAAATACGTTCTATCTTCAGTAGTTATCTCCGGCAACAACGAAATATTTCTTACCGAAAGTTGGAAGAACTCATTACCTATTGCCAAGTCAACGGGGTGAATTGTATCGAATTGATATCACTCCAACAATTACATCAGCGGCATTATTTTTATGATCAGATTGTCAAAATAGAACCAGGAGAAGCTGAAGTAGCTGATTTAAATGTACCGATTGAACATGCTTTTGTAGCCAATGGGTTTGTCAATCATAATTCAACCTACATGCGCCAAACGGCCCTAATTATTTTACTCGCCCATATCGGCAGTTTTGTGCCGGCGCAACAGGCAATTATCGGGCCGATTGATAGTATTTTTACTCGAATTGGTGCTAGTGATGATTTAGCCGGTGGACGTTCTACCTTTATGGTTGAAATGACGGAAACCGCTAATATTTTACATAATGCGACTCATCATAGTTTAGTGTTGATGGATGAAATTGGACGGGGTACCAGTACTTTTGATGGCTTATCATTGGCTTGGGCTTGTGCGGAATATTTAGCGGCTAAAATTGGTGCCTACACGTTATTTTCTACCCACTATTTTGAATTAACCCGCTTACCGGAGTTATTTCATAATATGAGTAATATTCACTTAGCGGCGGTAGAACAGGATGATAAATTGATTTTTATGTATACGGTCAAAGACGGACCGGCAAATAAAAGTTACGGTTTACAAGTGGCTTTGTTAGCCGGTGTACCTAAACAAGTGGTTAACCAAGCGCGGATTCGTTTGAAACAATTAGAAGAACAGCAATTGCAAATGACTGCTCAGCAAACGGAATTACAGTTCATTTCACCACCGACTCCAACTTGGGTTGCACCTCATCCTATTATTGATAAACTGAAAACGATATCTCCTGAAGATTTAACGCCAAGACAAGCTTTGGAGCTGATTTACCAATTACAAGCTTTATTGAAGGAAGCCGATGAATAA
- a CDS encoding alpha/beta hydrolase fold protein, protein MNNTLFPMSQHYFTSMASANTHRIAYTHWGDPTNPKVLICVHGLTRNSRDFDSLAATLASHYRVICPDMVGRGQSDWLSHPEQYTAEVYLADMLALLKHLNLSQVDWLGTSMGGLIGMILAAQPQPLIRRLILNDIGPFIPKEGLIPLVQRLTQSPPQFMALSEAEQFFRLVHSQFGPLTDSQWQHLTQHGTQLHEDGYYCLAYDPKIAHTFQSAADSDMDLWSTWKMIRCPVLLLHGEQSIFLSRTTIAQMQKTHPQLKVVTFPGIGHAPALMAEEQINLIQEWLLTVNR, encoded by the coding sequence ATGAATAACACACTTTTTCCTATGAGCCAGCATTATTTTACGAGTATGGCTTCAGCTAATACTCATCGCATTGCCTATACTCATTGGGGTGATCCAACTAATCCCAAGGTACTGATTTGTGTTCATGGGTTAACACGTAATAGCCGTGATTTTGATAGCTTGGCTGCGACGCTAGCGTCACATTATCGAGTAATTTGCCCGGATATGGTAGGACGAGGTCAAAGCGATTGGTTAAGTCATCCGGAGCAGTATACTGCTGAAGTGTATCTGGCTGACATGTTAGCTTTATTAAAACACCTTAACCTCAGTCAGGTTGATTGGTTAGGCACTTCGATGGGTGGGTTAATTGGGATGATTTTAGCGGCTCAACCTCAGCCCCTGATTCGGCGTTTGATCCTGAATGATATTGGGCCGTTTATTCCTAAAGAGGGCTTAATTCCGCTCGTGCAGAGATTAACTCAATCTCCGCCTCAATTTATGGCTTTGTCAGAAGCCGAACAATTTTTTCGCTTGGTTCATAGTCAATTTGGACCACTGACAGATAGCCAATGGCAACATCTTACTCAACACGGTACTCAACTCCATGAGGATGGCTATTACTGTTTAGCTTATGATCCGAAAATTGCACACACTTTCCAATCCGCAGCGGATAGTGATATGGATTTATGGTCAACTTGGAAAATGATTCGTTGTCCGGTGTTGTTGTTACATGGCGAACAATCCATCTTCTTATCAAGAACAACTATTGCACAAATGCAAAAGACTCATCCGCAACTTAAAGTGGTCACTTTTCCAGGAATAGGACATGCACCGGCTTTAATGGCTGAAGAGCAAATCAATCTCATTCAAGAATGGTTGTTAACCGTTAACCGGTGA
- a CDS encoding transposase, with amino-acid sequence MSYSVDLRERVVKFVMKGNSRRQASNLFEVHYNTVKSWVRIYQAEGRITPSQSAGLKPYKLDREALTREVQEPPELFQSEQAQTFGVVQSTISKAFQQLGITRKKINYSAEANEEQKQNFRQAVKTLTEEPGVYLDEGGINPHLNREFGWAPRHDKVLGKIPGKRESKLNLIAALHSSELKAPLSYQGTMNTTLFNTYLKELLLPLLMPGQVVIMDNATFHKSLDTHRLITEKPCQVWYLPPYSPELNPIEHTWAVLKRYVRRYRVSCQSQGRISA; translated from the coding sequence ATGAGTTACAGCGTCGATTTGAGAGAACGGGTAGTTAAGTTTGTCATGAAGGGAAATAGTCGCCGTCAGGCAAGTAACCTCTTTGAGGTTCATTACAATACGGTAAAAAGCTGGGTGAGAATTTACCAAGCTGAAGGTCGCATCACTCCGAGTCAATCGGCGGGGTTAAAACCTTATAAACTGGATCGGGAAGCCTTAACAAGAGAGGTACAAGAACCTCCCGAGTTATTTCAAAGTGAACAGGCTCAAACTTTTGGGGTGGTCCAATCAACCATTAGTAAAGCCTTTCAACAACTGGGTATCACTCGAAAAAAAATCAATTACTCTGCCGAGGCCAATGAAGAACAAAAGCAAAATTTCAGGCAAGCCGTTAAAACCTTAACCGAAGAACCAGGTGTTTATTTAGACGAAGGTGGAATTAATCCCCATTTGAACCGTGAGTTTGGTTGGGCACCGCGCCATGACAAAGTCTTGGGTAAAATCCCTGGGAAACGGGAATCAAAACTCAATCTCATCGCGGCACTCCATTCTTCAGAACTGAAGGCACCCTTGAGTTATCAAGGTACCATGAATACGACGTTATTTAATACCTATCTGAAAGAATTGTTGTTACCCCTCCTCATGCCTGGACAAGTAGTCATTATGGATAATGCCACTTTTCATAAATCTTTGGACACCCACCGGTTAATAACCGAGAAACCATGCCAAGTCTGGTATTTACCACCTTATTCACCCGAGTTAAATCCCATTGAACATACTTGGGCGGTATTGAAGCGTTATGTTAGGCGTTACCGAGTCAGTTGCCAGAGCCAGGGGCGGATATCGGCGTAG
- a CDS encoding transposase gives MNCPRCQNEKIVKNGSIHKGKPKYKCQACGRQFVENPTKKRISEESRQLIDKCRCEKISLRGIHRITGIALSWIQNYVNIKSRQVIEQPKPLSDKKKAAYQSNVTRGGVLLGQNEINNGYG, from the coding sequence ATGAATTGTCCCCGTTGTCAAAATGAGAAAATTGTTAAAAATGGCAGTATTCACAAGGGCAAACCGAAATATAAATGCCAAGCTTGTGGTCGACAATTTGTAGAAAACCCCACTAAAAAGCGAATTAGTGAGGAAAGCCGACAATTAATCGATAAATGCCGTTGCGAAAAAATTTCCTTACGGGGTATCCATCGAATCACCGGAATTGCCCTAAGTTGGATACAGAATTATGTTAATATCAAATCCCGTCAGGTGATAGAACAGCCTAAGCCGTTGAGTGATAAAAAAAAGGCAGCCTATCAATCGAATGTGACGAGAGGTGGAGTTTTGTTGGGTCAAAACGAAATAAACAATGGTTATGGTTAG
- a CDS encoding RNA 3'-phosphate cyclase → MNSKNQIELEIDGAMGEGGGQVLRSALTLSICTGKAFRITQIRATRKKPGLQRQHLTAVRAARDICGAQVTGDEIGSTSLTFVPSEVQGGHYHFAIGSAGSTTLVLQTILYPLLLTTNESHLTLTGGTHNPLAPPFDFLAYAWLPLLNRMGAVVKVTLDRYGFYPAGGGQLQVHITPTHSLQGFQLFERGKMVAYQATALISDIPQHVAERELQRVASQLGWSPNCLQPHTLPAQLGPANVLLLQVQSEHVTEVFTGFGQRGIRAEAVADKVITQVQNYLTANVPVGEYLADQLLLPLALAGEGEWVTLKPSQHTLTNIEVIRIFLDISITLTQLNRDAWLITIAK, encoded by the coding sequence ATGAACTCTAAAAACCAAATTGAGCTTGAAATTGATGGTGCGATGGGTGAAGGCGGTGGGCAAGTTCTTAGAAGTGCCCTCACTTTATCTATTTGTACCGGCAAAGCCTTTCGGATTACTCAAATCCGTGCTACCCGCAAAAAACCTGGGTTACAACGCCAACACCTAACAGCAGTTCGAGCCGCACGTGATATCTGTGGAGCGCAAGTGACTGGGGATGAAATCGGCTCAACGAGCTTAACCTTCGTTCCTAGTGAAGTACAGGGCGGTCATTATCATTTTGCCATTGGCAGTGCCGGGAGTACCACTTTAGTATTGCAAACTATTTTGTATCCCCTCTTATTAACTACTAACGAATCTCACTTAACGCTCACCGGTGGAACCCATAATCCTTTAGCACCACCATTTGATTTTTTAGCTTATGCTTGGTTACCGCTGCTTAACCGTATGGGTGCAGTGGTGAAAGTGACTTTAGATCGCTATGGTTTTTATCCGGCGGGTGGCGGACAATTACAAGTTCATATTACCCCAACTCACTCTCTCCAAGGGTTTCAGTTATTTGAACGAGGTAAAATGGTAGCTTATCAAGCCACTGCATTAATCAGTGATATCCCGCAACACGTAGCAGAACGCGAATTACAGCGAGTGGCTAGTCAATTAGGTTGGTCACCAAATTGCTTACAACCACACACTTTACCTGCACAACTAGGACCTGCTAATGTTTTATTATTACAAGTCCAAAGTGAACATGTCACTGAGGTTTTCACTGGTTTTGGTCAACGGGGTATCAGAGCGGAAGCCGTGGCGGATAAGGTGATCACTCAGGTGCAAAATTACCTGACTGCTAATGTTCCGGTGGGTGAATATTTAGCTGATCAATTGTTGCTCCCACTGGCTTTAGCTGGAGAAGGTGAATGGGTTACTCTCAAACCAAGTCAGCATACGCTAACGAATATTGAAGTGATTCGTATTTTTTTGGATATATCGATTACCTTAACTCAACTTAACCGTGATGCTTGGTTAATAACTATAGCCAAGTAG
- a CDS encoding aminopeptidase Y produces MKLYHYRRSLSLLVFGITMTSLPLTQASTIYCVHDQGSNNSQFCFGTPLPFPPAGILPLGPIHQQCDIEALDIQPVTDDLFAASGDNTPRKGHLYRVNKNNGAIIDVGKIVDEATQADITEVDALSFQPLTGALWGWGQDTGLFVIDSALPQSGEPIQAQCLSTPTVPAIAAKVVIRRQGTEAMEVEDITWNQNGTVLYATENKHTDSLDSHGDPENRWTLPDFNFDFDDGIRLWAYDTTDSGVIREICSNLTTEIANQLGQPAEIEALESLPNDLFNPIIVPDNQDLLLAGFHGPKQLLYAVIATPPLPLLPPPAALPPCELLWKGVIPTQFNDIEGLAYTRQSKLPPLDGIMEHLRTLQQIAEVHEGNRVSGSQGYEESANYIVEQLTTAGYQVTVQPFEFPMFYEVNPPQLEQTTPNPTIYPADDVAGFFTMSYSGSANVTAVVEAVDVIIPPGANPNTSTSGCETEDFAQFTPGHIALIQRGTCPFSTKVSNAQNAGASGVIIFNEGQPGRIEAFHGTLQQPNFTIPVVGTHFNIGEELYTLSLSGDVTVHMIVDAISETRMTSNIIGETPTGNNKRTVVVGAHLDSVPTGPGINDNGSGSATILAVALQLAQLDIKPANKVRFAFWSAEEFGLIGSTYYVDHLSPAERKKIMLYLNFDMVASPNYVRFVYDGDDPNAPEGSVNIKNLFLNYFASQGVGDCVWPTELDGRSDYLPFMKAGIPVGGLFTGADGSKTNEQVACSGGTAGIPYDENYHTPNDNLNNINEAILNEMANATAQAVLTFAMTNLSLPDIADSTAGIAQVSTTTSAEEYLGPFVKQ; encoded by the coding sequence ATGAAACTCTATCATTATCGACGAAGTTTATCGCTGCTCGTTTTTGGTATTACAATGACCAGTTTGCCATTAACTCAAGCGAGTACGATTTATTGTGTTCATGACCAAGGATCCAATAATAGCCAATTTTGTTTTGGCACACCACTTCCCTTTCCACCAGCGGGTATTCTACCATTAGGTCCTATCCACCAACAATGCGATATTGAAGCATTAGATATTCAACCAGTAACCGACGATCTGTTTGCTGCTTCTGGTGATAATACGCCTCGAAAAGGACATCTTTATCGAGTAAACAAAAATAATGGTGCTATTATCGATGTAGGCAAAATTGTTGATGAAGCCACTCAGGCGGATATTACTGAAGTTGATGCACTTTCCTTCCAACCATTAACGGGTGCGCTTTGGGGGTGGGGACAAGATACGGGCTTATTTGTCATTGATTCAGCTTTGCCTCAATCAGGTGAACCGATTCAAGCACAATGCTTATCAACTCCCACTGTTCCTGCTATAGCGGCTAAAGTCGTTATACGTCGTCAAGGAACCGAGGCAATGGAAGTAGAAGATATCACCTGGAATCAGAATGGAACTGTACTGTATGCAACAGAAAATAAACATACTGATTCACTTGATAGTCATGGTGATCCGGAAAATCGTTGGACACTCCCTGACTTCAATTTTGACTTCGATGATGGTATCAGATTATGGGCTTATGATACTACTGACAGTGGAGTGATTCGAGAAATCTGTTCTAATCTCACTACTGAGATTGCTAATCAATTAGGACAACCTGCCGAGATCGAAGCCTTAGAATCATTACCCAACGATTTATTTAATCCCATTATTGTTCCTGACAACCAGGATTTATTATTAGCCGGCTTTCATGGTCCCAAACAGCTACTTTATGCTGTCATAGCTACACCGCCTTTACCTTTACTGCCACCACCCGCCGCTTTACCACCCTGTGAATTGCTTTGGAAGGGAGTAATTCCTACCCAATTTAACGATATTGAAGGTCTCGCTTACACTCGCCAATCAAAGTTACCTCCTCTTGACGGTATTATGGAACATTTGCGTACTTTACAGCAGATCGCTGAAGTTCACGAAGGCAATCGTGTCTCCGGTAGTCAGGGCTATGAAGAATCAGCGAATTATATTGTCGAACAGTTAACCACAGCGGGTTATCAAGTGACGGTTCAGCCATTTGAATTTCCAATGTTCTATGAAGTCAACCCACCACAACTAGAACAAACGACGCCCAATCCAACCATCTATCCAGCAGATGATGTGGCCGGGTTTTTTACCATGAGCTACTCAGGTAGCGCCAATGTAACCGCAGTGGTAGAAGCAGTAGATGTCATTATTCCACCTGGTGCTAACCCCAATACGTCAACCAGTGGTTGTGAAACGGAAGATTTTGCTCAGTTTACCCCCGGTCACATTGCCCTCATTCAACGTGGTACTTGCCCGTTCTCGACCAAAGTATCAAATGCTCAAAATGCCGGAGCGAGTGGCGTCATCATTTTTAATGAAGGTCAACCCGGTCGAATAGAAGCCTTCCACGGTACTTTGCAACAGCCTAATTTCACTATTCCGGTCGTTGGTACTCATTTCAATATTGGTGAAGAATTGTATACACTCAGTCTTAGTGGCGATGTCACTGTTCATATGATAGTTGATGCCATTTCAGAAACGAGAATGACGAGTAATATCATTGGCGAAACACCCACCGGTAATAATAAACGAACAGTAGTCGTTGGTGCTCACCTCGATTCCGTACCCACCGGACCAGGAATCAATGATAATGGTAGCGGCTCAGCAACCATCCTAGCAGTGGCATTACAACTGGCTCAGCTTGATATCAAACCCGCTAATAAAGTACGCTTTGCCTTTTGGAGTGCCGAAGAATTCGGTTTAATCGGTTCTACCTACTATGTCGATCACTTGAGCCCAGCAGAACGGAAAAAGATTATGCTTTATCTGAATTTTGATATGGTGGCTTCGCCCAATTATGTTCGTTTTGTTTATGATGGCGACGATCCCAATGCTCCAGAAGGCTCAGTTAACATTAAAAACCTGTTTTTAAATTACTTTGCTTCCCAAGGCGTGGGCGATTGTGTTTGGCCAACGGAACTGGATGGTCGCTCTGATTATCTTCCCTTCATGAAAGCGGGTATTCCGGTGGGTGGTTTATTTACCGGTGCGGATGGCAGCAAAACCAATGAACAAGTCGCTTGTAGCGGTGGAACGGCTGGAATTCCTTATGATGAAAACTATCATACGCCTAATGATAACTTAAATAATATCAATGAAGCTATTCTTAATGAAATGGCAAATGCCACCGCACAGGCCGTACTGACCTTTGCGATGACTAATTTATCGCTGCCCGACATAGCCGATAGCACCGCTGGAATTGCGCAAGTATCGACTACCACTTCAGCAGAGGAATACTTAGGACCATTTGTTAAACAATAA
- a CDS encoding membrane protein, with protein sequence MMDMIIQLPGPIFLVYFTLLSTFCILIGWLWVKTDGSIRYPLPDVNSLNPFEIAALRDGCRGVIQIALFNLWKNNLITLTGKGNALQIRRISSSSHQPENEIEEVLYQFASIKRRPADFFLDPGVLLRLDKPMKYINHILEKLHLKRTSSQLARSWLALWITLFIILSLGGIKLYFEIIAGDSVEFFMITIALLVVVTLNVLTPAQQSQLGYLYQKKLANHFEWLRTENNNEINSSLRVAIFGIQALAGSSLFASFEQAFGKNSVKIDNYGRNSSGGCGGG encoded by the coding sequence ATGATGGATATGATTATACAACTACCAGGCCCGATTTTTTTAGTTTACTTTACGTTGTTATCGACTTTTTGCATTCTTATCGGTTGGTTATGGGTTAAAACCGATGGTTCAATTCGCTATCCCTTACCGGACGTAAATTCTCTTAATCCTTTTGAAATTGCTGCATTGCGAGATGGCTGTCGAGGTGTGATTCAAATTGCACTGTTTAATCTTTGGAAGAATAATTTAATTACGCTAACCGGTAAAGGTAATGCTTTACAAATTCGGCGAATTAGTTCTTCAAGCCATCAACCAGAAAATGAAATTGAGGAAGTTCTCTATCAATTTGCCAGTATAAAACGTAGACCCGCTGATTTTTTTCTAGATCCTGGGGTATTATTACGCCTTGATAAGCCAATGAAGTACATTAACCATATTTTAGAGAAATTACATCTTAAACGGACTTCTTCTCAATTAGCTCGATCTTGGTTAGCCTTGTGGATCACTTTATTTATTATTTTGAGTTTAGGAGGAATAAAACTTTATTTTGAAATCATTGCGGGTGATTCAGTCGAATTTTTTATGATAACTATCGCTCTATTAGTCGTGGTAACACTGAATGTATTAACACCCGCTCAACAAAGTCAATTAGGTTATTTGTATCAAAAAAAATTAGCAAACCATTTTGAATGGCTAAGAACCGAAAATAATAATGAAATTAATTCCAGTCTTCGAGTAGCCATTTTTGGTATTCAGGCATTAGCTGGATCTTCTCTGTTTGCGAGTTTTGAACAAGCGTTTGGAAAAAATTCTGTAAAAATAGATAACTACGGGCGTAATTCTAGTGGTGGTTGTGGCGGTGGTTAA
- a CDS encoding lipid carrier protein produces the protein MVNNMTQSPQLPRLLASPLKIIPAFVHSTALVTFLNRVFAAALRSGELEFLSQQVLLIRIIDARLDFKLTLSGNRLIICPPHQPYDLLIEGVAYDFLLLASHREDADTLFFNRRLRLAGNTELGLYLKNFLDAQEPATLFGPLVKPLEKITHLIERVEKIQAVVRFNRG, from the coding sequence ATGGTGAATAACATGACTCAATCTCCTCAATTGCCACGGTTATTAGCTTCTCCTTTAAAGATTATTCCCGCTTTTGTTCATAGTACTGCTTTAGTTACTTTTTTAAACCGAGTTTTTGCAGCGGCGTTACGCTCAGGAGAACTTGAGTTTTTATCTCAGCAAGTTTTATTGATACGAATTATCGATGCCAGATTAGATTTCAAGTTGACTTTAAGTGGTAACCGCTTGATTATCTGCCCTCCACATCAACCTTATGATCTTCTGATCGAAGGCGTTGCCTACGATTTTTTATTGTTAGCCAGTCATCGGGAAGATGCGGATACGCTTTTTTTTAATCGGCGGTTACGGTTAGCCGGGAATACCGAACTGGGGCTTTATCTAAAAAACTTTTTAGATGCACAGGAACCAGCGACCTTATTTGGACCGCTTGTTAAACCTTTGGAAAAAATAACTCATTTGATTGAACGGGTTGAAAAAATTCAAGCCGTTGTTCGTTTCAACCGAGGATAG